In Anaerolineales bacterium, the following proteins share a genomic window:
- a CDS encoding NADH-quinone oxidoreductase subunit C, producing MDKKLEKIVQALQEKFGATLEEFRDEAHVFVKAEHIVDALTLLRDKYEFELLSALTATDYYPEMTPRFHVVYQLSSLAKNLTLQLRVAVNGDQPKVPTATRVYDTANWREREVLDMFGIEFEGHPDPRKILTPDEMDGHPLRKDFPLGYEEPQFTFNYDDIDLKKIYAKE from the coding sequence ATGGACAAGAAACTCGAAAAGATCGTTCAGGCATTGCAGGAAAAGTTCGGCGCGACTCTCGAAGAGTTCCGCGACGAGGCGCATGTCTTCGTCAAAGCGGAGCACATCGTCGATGCGTTGACGCTTCTGCGCGACAAATACGAATTTGAGTTGCTCTCCGCGCTCACCGCGACGGATTATTACCCAGAGATGACGCCGCGCTTCCACGTGGTGTACCAGTTGTCGTCGCTGGCGAAAAACCTGACCCTGCAACTCAGAGTCGCGGTAAACGGCGACCAGCCAAAGGTCCCGACCGCGACGCGGGTGTACGATACCGCGAACTGGCGCGAGCGCGAAGTCCTCGATATGTTCGGGATCGAGTTCGAAGGTCATCCCGACCCGCGCAAGATTCTCACGCCGGACGAAATGGATGGGCATCCACTGCGCAAGGACTTCCCGCTGGGTTACGAGGAACCGCAGTTCACGTTCAATTACGACGACATTGATTTGAAAAAGATTTACGCGAAAGAATAA
- a CDS encoding NADH-quinone oxidoreductase subunit B family protein translates to MGVEQKLGDMGIVTTKLEELVNWTRVNSMWPMLFGLACCAIEMMAAQASHYDMSRFGMELMRASPRQSDLMIVAGRVSRKMAPVVRRLYDQMPEPKWAIAMGDCASCGGVFNNYAILQGVDEVIPVDVYVAGCPPRPEALIHGIVTLYEKVKADKFVVPT, encoded by the coding sequence ATGGGAGTAGAGCAAAAACTCGGCGATATGGGGATCGTCACAACAAAACTGGAAGAACTGGTCAATTGGACCCGCGTCAATTCGATGTGGCCCATGTTGTTCGGTCTGGCATGTTGCGCAATCGAGATGATGGCGGCGCAGGCTTCGCATTACGACATGAGCCGCTTTGGCATGGAGTTGATGCGCGCCAGCCCGCGTCAATCGGATTTGATGATTGTCGCAGGACGCGTCTCGCGCAAGATGGCGCCTGTTGTCCGCCGCCTCTACGATCAGATGCCCGAGCCGAAGTGGGCGATTGCGATGGGCGATTGCGCGTCGTGCGGAGGCGTGTTCAACAATTACGCGATCCTGCAAGGCGTGGACGAGGTCATTCCTGTGGATGTGTACGTGGCGGGTTGCCCGCCGCGCCCTGAGGCGTTAATCCACGGCATTGTGACTCTGTACGAAAAAGTGAAGGCGGATAAGTTCGTAGTACCGACTTAA
- a CDS encoding NADH-quinone oxidoreductase subunit A, translated as MLEYVAIAFMIVLATLVALIAIGLGNLFGPKKPSASKSMPYESGMTPYGEGTRRLPVRFYLIAVLFILFDIEVIFFLPWAIVFRQLGLFGLIEMVIFIVILLVGYVYAWKKGALEWE; from the coding sequence ATGCTAGAATACGTAGCCATTGCATTTATGATCGTGTTAGCGACGCTTGTCGCTTTGATTGCCATTGGCTTGGGGAATTTATTCGGACCGAAGAAACCGTCTGCCTCCAAATCCATGCCGTATGAATCGGGCATGACCCCCTACGGCGAAGGCACGCGCCGACTGCCCGTCCGCTTTTATTTGATCGCCGTTCTATTCATCCTGTTCGACATCGAAGTTATTTTCTTTTTGCCATGGGCGATCGTGTTCCGTCAACTCGGTCTGTTCGGTTTGATCGAGATGGTTATTTTTATCGTGATTTTGTTGGTGGGCTATGTGTACGCGTGGAAGAAAGGAGCCCTTGAATGGGAGTAG
- a CDS encoding BrnT family toxin, with amino-acid sequence MENFEFEWDDEKAESNLEKHGVSFEEAATIFNDPYIATIADPDHSMDEERYVSLGVSVVMRLLSVAHVYRNERVRLISARKATKAEKKYYENN; translated from the coding sequence ATGGAAAACTTCGAGTTTGAGTGGGATGATGAAAAGGCAGAGAGTAATCTCGAAAAACATGGCGTTAGTTTTGAGGAAGCCGCAACTATTTTTAATGACCCCTACATTGCTACGATCGCCGACCCCGATCATTCGATGGATGAAGAGAGATATGTTTCTCTGGGGGTGTCTGTAGTGATGCGATTGTTGAGCGTGGCGCATGTGTATCGGAACGAACGAGTGCGATTGATCAGCGCTCGAAAGGCGACAAAAGCCGAGAAAAAATACTATGAAAACAACTAA